The proteins below come from a single Prosthecobacter sp. SYSU 5D2 genomic window:
- a CDS encoding L,D-transpeptidase, with translation MKASFIRRFLKTSALVLVAAALSSCATKKFGTNYSTSFDPPAKPVTNPSAVKLKLSTGAQRVYVMQGNEVLLATPCSVGTASTPTPHGTFPITSKVATRRRVSSPGAGYPMTYWMSFYSPAYGMHWGWVKPYPCTHGCVRLPIKSAQKIFNMVKVGTPIHIAASHPEDATIGKTLPVLDDSTLADPPMSYMLSAQVFEDAQKGKIYNY, from the coding sequence ATGAAAGCTTCTTTTATCCGTCGTTTCCTCAAAACCTCTGCGCTCGTCCTGGTTGCCGCTGCCCTGAGCAGTTGCGCCACCAAAAAATTCGGGACCAACTACTCCACCAGCTTTGATCCGCCAGCCAAGCCGGTGACCAATCCCTCTGCCGTGAAGCTGAAATTGAGCACGGGCGCCCAGCGCGTCTATGTGATGCAGGGGAATGAAGTTTTGCTGGCCACACCTTGCTCGGTCGGAACTGCCAGCACTCCAACGCCTCACGGCACCTTCCCGATCACCAGCAAGGTGGCCACCCGCCGCCGCGTGAGCAGCCCCGGGGCCGGTTATCCGATGACTTACTGGATGTCCTTTTATTCTCCTGCTTATGGGATGCACTGGGGCTGGGTGAAGCCTTATCCATGCACCCATGGTTGCGTGCGCCTGCCCATCAAGTCGGCCCAGAAGATCTTCAACATGGTGAAGGTGGGAACACCGATCCACATCGCGGCCAGCCATCCGGAAGACGCCACCATCGGCAAAACCCTGCCTGTGCTGGATGACTCCACCCTGGCCGACCCGCCAATGAGCTACATGCTCAGCGCCCAGGTGTTTGAAGATGCTCAAAAAGGCAAGATTTACAACTACTGA
- a CDS encoding TetR/AcrR family transcriptional regulator → MEKSKSKRPRTGARDRILETALRLFYLDGVRATGIDKIIAESGVAKMSFYRHFPSKNDLIAEYLRSRSETWLAWFKSTVDKKLQQAGSGLEVIAEPLRQWFAEPGFRGCPFINALAENPSPDPEIRRVILNHKTDLEQWIADLASRLEYIAPRQTASAVLLLIDGAIIRYHMTADASAVDSCQVFLKKLPRQMRKAGPEEETQAQLFLPGLGI, encoded by the coding sequence ATGGAGAAATCTAAATCAAAACGCCCCCGCACCGGTGCCCGTGATCGCATCCTGGAAACTGCTTTGCGGCTGTTTTACCTGGACGGCGTACGCGCCACGGGGATTGATAAAATCATCGCAGAATCCGGCGTGGCCAAGATGTCCTTCTACCGGCACTTTCCCTCCAAGAACGACCTCATCGCCGAATACCTCCGCAGCCGCAGCGAGACCTGGCTGGCGTGGTTCAAGTCCACCGTGGACAAGAAACTGCAGCAGGCCGGCAGCGGGCTGGAGGTCATCGCCGAACCTCTCCGCCAATGGTTTGCCGAGCCAGGTTTCAGAGGCTGTCCTTTCATCAATGCCCTGGCTGAAAACCCGTCACCGGATCCGGAGATCCGCCGGGTGATCCTGAATCACAAGACGGACCTGGAGCAATGGATCGCTGATCTGGCCAGCCGGCTCGAATACATCGCTCCCCGCCAAACTGCCTCCGCCGTTTTGCTCCTCATTGACGGTGCCATCATCCGCTACCACATGACGGCAGATGCCTCCGCAGTTGACTCCTGCCAGGTCTTCCTCAAAAAGCTGCCCCGGCAGATGCGAAAAGCCGGCCCTGAAGAGGAGACTCAGGCACAGCTTTTCCTGCCGGGCCTCGGAATCTGA
- a CDS encoding AGE family epimerase/isomerase produces the protein MSLITTPQDRLKLAAFYKDTLLQDVMPFWLKHGMDAEHDGIITTLDRDGSILDTDKSIWFQGRAGWMFSTVFNTLTQDRAHFDAAGSCLAFLEKHGYATDGKLFFTVTREGKPLRMRRYAYSEAFASIAHAAYAKASGDHHYEEAAIRDFSFYLRHSFEPGYMMPKVDSTTRPMVGIGALMIGIVTAQELRANLGHVDVAGRSATEWIDLFILDIQRLFFKPDLEVLMETVAPDGSILDHLEGRMLNPGHAIECAWFIMHEGRMRGEKSYILLGLHILDFMWKRGWDQEHGGLFYYRDVHGKPVQEYWHDMKFWWPHNEAIIATLLAYEVSSDARYAAMHQQVHDWSFAHFPDPAHGEWYGYLHRDGSVSQHAKGNMFKGPFHLPRMLWYCSQLLESPKDTLL, from the coding sequence ATGAGTCTCATCACCACCCCGCAGGATCGCCTCAAGCTCGCCGCCTTTTATAAGGACACCCTGTTGCAGGACGTGATGCCTTTTTGGCTAAAGCACGGTATGGATGCTGAGCACGACGGCATCATCACCACGCTGGATCGCGATGGCAGCATCCTGGACACCGACAAAAGCATCTGGTTCCAGGGCAGGGCAGGCTGGATGTTTTCCACGGTGTTCAACACGCTCACCCAGGACCGGGCGCACTTCGATGCCGCCGGCTCCTGCCTGGCCTTCCTGGAAAAACATGGCTATGCCACCGACGGCAAACTCTTCTTCACCGTCACCCGCGAAGGCAAACCCCTGCGCATGCGCCGTTATGCCTACAGCGAGGCCTTTGCCTCCATCGCCCACGCCGCCTATGCCAAGGCCTCCGGCGACCATCATTATGAAGAAGCGGCCATCCGGGATTTTTCCTTTTACCTCCGCCACTCCTTTGAGCCCGGCTACATGATGCCCAAGGTGGATTCGACCACCCGCCCGATGGTCGGCATCGGTGCCCTTATGATCGGCATCGTCACCGCCCAGGAGCTTCGGGCCAACCTCGGCCATGTGGACGTGGCCGGCCGCAGCGCCACCGAGTGGATAGACCTCTTCATCCTCGACATTCAGCGCCTGTTCTTCAAACCCGACCTGGAGGTCCTCATGGAAACCGTCGCTCCGGACGGTAGCATTCTCGACCACCTGGAAGGCCGCATGCTCAATCCCGGCCACGCCATCGAGTGCGCCTGGTTCATCATGCATGAGGGCCGCATGCGTGGAGAAAAAAGCTACATCCTGTTAGGCCTGCACATCCTCGACTTCATGTGGAAACGCGGGTGGGACCAGGAGCATGGCGGGTTGTTTTACTATCGCGATGTTCATGGCAAACCCGTCCAGGAATACTGGCACGACATGAAATTCTGGTGGCCGCATAACGAGGCCATCATCGCCACCTTGCTGGCCTACGAAGTCAGCAGTGATGCCCGGTATGCCGCCATGCATCAGCAGGTGCATGACTGGAGCTTTGCCCATTTTCCTGACCCCGCACACGGAGAATGGTATGGCTATCTGCACCGCGACGGAAGTGTCTCCCAGCACGCCAAAGGCAACATGTTCAAAGGCCCCTTCCATCTCCCCAGGATGCTTTGGTATTGCTCTCAGCTCCTGGAATCTCCGAAAGACACGCTGCTTTAA
- the dapA gene encoding 4-hydroxy-tetrahydrodipicolinate synthase: MFAGTHTAIVTPFRNGQLDEEALKKIVDFQFDNGVSGVVPCGTTGESPTLDYDEHEQVVKLTVEFAKGRGIVMAGTGSNSTREAIELTQEAEAAGANASLQVAPYYNKPTPEGLYQHFKAIADNTKLPIMLYSIPGRCGIEIGLDVLVRLAESCPNIRAIKEAGGNPERVSQMKQVLPADFEILSGDDGLTLPFMSVGGVGIVSVAANLIPKQISDMVNLALKGDYAGALGIHQQYYPLFAAFLKLATNPIPIKTAMSLAGHCTDELRLPMVPMEAAKVEELRATLVKLGLV, encoded by the coding sequence ATGTTCGCAGGAACCCACACCGCCATTGTCACCCCTTTCCGAAACGGCCAGCTCGATGAGGAAGCACTGAAAAAGATCGTTGATTTCCAATTCGACAACGGCGTGTCCGGCGTGGTCCCGTGCGGAACCACGGGCGAATCGCCGACGCTGGACTATGATGAGCATGAGCAGGTGGTGAAGCTGACGGTGGAATTTGCCAAAGGGCGCGGCATCGTGATGGCGGGCACGGGGTCCAACAGCACCCGTGAGGCCATCGAGCTGACGCAGGAAGCCGAGGCCGCCGGAGCGAATGCATCCCTTCAAGTGGCCCCCTATTATAACAAGCCGACGCCGGAAGGACTATACCAGCATTTCAAGGCTATCGCCGACAATACGAAGCTGCCGATCATGCTGTATAGCATCCCGGGGCGTTGCGGCATCGAGATCGGCCTGGATGTCCTGGTGCGGCTGGCAGAAAGCTGCCCGAACATCCGCGCCATCAAAGAGGCTGGCGGCAACCCTGAGCGGGTGAGCCAGATGAAGCAGGTGCTGCCTGCGGATTTTGAGATCCTTTCCGGGGATGACGGCCTGACCCTGCCCTTCATGTCCGTGGGCGGTGTGGGCATCGTCAGCGTGGCGGCCAACCTGATTCCAAAGCAGATCAGCGACATGGTGAACCTGGCGCTGAAGGGCGACTATGCCGGCGCGCTGGGCATTCATCAGCAGTATTATCCGCTGTTTGCCGCCTTCCTGAAACTGGCCACCAATCCGATTCCGATCAAAACGGCGATGTCCCTGGCGGGTCATTGCACGGATGAGCTGCGACTGCCGATGGTGCCGATGGAGGCAGCCAAGGTAGAGGAACTGCGGGCCACGCTGGTGAAGCTGGGCTTGGTTTGA
- the trpA gene encoding tryptophan synthase subunit alpha gives MSAPTNRIDRHFAELRKSGKRAFVAYVCAGDPTLDLTIDIVLALEKAGVDIVELGVPFSDPLADGVVNQMAADRALKAGASFPKVLEMVRKLREKSQIPLVFFTYLNPVYTYGYERFHKDAAAAGVDGVLVLDLPPEEALQNAELKPTEELRHIQLIAPTSPPERIDIIAKTAEGFVYYVSRLGVTGAQVEIASGIAEQVAVIKKATDVPVCVGFGVSNPEQAATVASMADGVVVGSAIVKLIEKNGGSADLAEKVEAFVKPLVAAVKALA, from the coding sequence ATGTCTGCCCCTACCAACCGTATTGACCGTCATTTCGCCGAACTGCGCAAGTCCGGCAAGCGCGCCTTCGTGGCCTATGTATGTGCGGGAGATCCAACGCTGGATCTCACGATTGACATTGTACTGGCGCTGGAAAAGGCCGGGGTGGACATCGTGGAACTGGGCGTGCCGTTTTCGGATCCCCTGGCGGACGGTGTGGTGAACCAGATGGCGGCCGACCGAGCGCTGAAGGCGGGTGCGTCCTTCCCGAAGGTTCTGGAGATGGTGCGCAAACTGCGTGAGAAGTCACAGATCCCGCTGGTATTCTTCACGTATCTGAACCCGGTCTATACCTATGGGTATGAGCGCTTCCACAAGGATGCGGCGGCGGCCGGGGTGGACGGAGTTTTGGTGCTGGACCTGCCGCCTGAAGAGGCACTACAGAACGCGGAGCTGAAGCCGACGGAAGAACTGCGCCACATCCAACTGATCGCGCCGACCTCCCCGCCGGAGCGCATTGATATCATTGCCAAAACAGCGGAAGGTTTTGTCTATTATGTCTCCCGCCTTGGGGTGACGGGGGCGCAGGTGGAGATCGCCTCTGGCATTGCCGAGCAGGTGGCGGTGATCAAAAAAGCCACGGATGTGCCTGTCTGCGTGGGCTTTGGTGTGTCCAATCCTGAACAGGCGGCAACAGTCGCCAGCATGGCGGATGGTGTCGTCGTGGGCAGTGCCATTGTGAAGCTGATTGAAAAGAACGGCGGCTCGGCTGATCTGGCTGAAAAAGTGGAAGCCTTCGTGAAACCGCTGGTGGCGGCCGTGAAAGCTTTGGCGTAA
- a CDS encoding dihydrodipicolinate synthase family protein, protein MLSHPITGLVAATHTPFHADGSLNLSVVEKQAAHLQHTGIGTAFIGGTTGESHSLSLAERHALTQRWMEVTAGSPLKVIVHVGANCLGDVAALAAQAQQLGADAISALSPSYFKPRSVSALVDCCIQITAAAPELPFFLYDIPSFTGISLSMPEFLTLGAEKLPTLAGIKFTNPDGMMFQQCLYHSDSAFSILWGTDECLLAGLALGATGAVGSTYNFAAPIYQRILRAFAKNDFTTARAEQKRSVELVARLASVGYMGAAKCVMKILGVDVGPARLPHTNLDAAQEKALAADLESMGLLSSEFRL, encoded by the coding sequence ATGCTCTCTCATCCCATCACCGGTCTTGTTGCCGCCACTCACACCCCCTTTCATGCCGACGGCTCCCTCAACCTCAGCGTGGTTGAAAAGCAGGCCGCCCATCTGCAGCACACCGGTATCGGCACCGCATTCATCGGCGGAACGACCGGTGAGAGCCATTCCTTGAGCCTGGCAGAGCGCCACGCACTGACACAGCGCTGGATGGAAGTGACCGCTGGCAGCCCTTTGAAGGTCATCGTCCATGTGGGCGCCAACTGCCTCGGGGATGTGGCTGCCCTTGCGGCCCAGGCGCAACAGCTTGGTGCCGATGCCATTAGCGCCCTGTCCCCCAGCTACTTCAAGCCGCGCTCCGTTTCCGCTCTCGTGGATTGCTGCATTCAGATCACCGCTGCGGCACCTGAGCTGCCTTTCTTCCTGTACGACATCCCTTCCTTTACCGGCATCTCCCTTTCCATGCCTGAGTTCCTGACTCTGGGCGCAGAAAAACTGCCCACCCTGGCTGGCATCAAGTTCACCAACCCTGATGGCATGATGTTCCAGCAATGTCTGTATCACAGCGACAGTGCCTTTTCGATTCTTTGGGGTACCGATGAATGCCTCCTGGCCGGCCTCGCCCTCGGTGCCACGGGTGCCGTCGGCAGCACTTACAACTTTGCCGCCCCCATCTATCAGCGCATCCTCCGCGCCTTTGCCAAAAATGATTTCACCACCGCCCGTGCCGAACAGAAACGCTCCGTGGAACTCGTCGCCCGCCTCGCCTCCGTCGGTTACATGGGCGCCGCCAAATGCGTGATGAAGATTCTCGGCGTGGATGTCGGCCCGGCCCGCCTTCCTCACACCAACCTGGATGCCGCTCAGGAAAAAGCCCTGGCTGCTGATCTGGAGTCCATGGGCCTGCTGAGCTCCGAGTTCCGTCTCTAA
- a CDS encoding SLC13 family permease produces the protein MISLSLVAFGLVVVVLALLGLRLHAFLAMMLAAFVVALVTPADSLIGYAEHQQSLGKMSAGEVAKFAASTPPDRVLKAFGETCASMGLLICMASIMGKCLLDSGAAMRIVQALLALFGKGKAHIAFVFTGFGLAIPVYFDAVFYLLMPIGKAMARVTGGNYLLYILTIVAGATMAHSLVPPTPGPLFAARELGVDVGTMMIGGLIVGLFTASFGLLYAVWANKRWKIEVPEDDAQSVQQTEHTSLPSLGFSLLPIVLPVALITYGSFQTSMPWYADSNVALSMGAIVSLWLLASQRRKDSPSVNDAVQAAIMSGATVLLITAAGGAFGSTLRQTGVATVIQSLGADAAQTWAIPICFCITALVRTAQGSATVAMITAAPLARAFLEAGEMSFHPVYLALAVGCGSKPIPWLNDSGFWIITRMTGMKETETLKIVTPMMSLMGLVGLPIVMIGAWLFPMR, from the coding sequence ATGATTTCTCTCAGCCTTGTCGCCTTCGGTCTCGTTGTCGTGGTGCTGGCCCTGCTAGGGCTGCGCCTGCATGCCTTTCTGGCCATGATGCTGGCGGCTTTTGTCGTCGCTTTGGTCACGCCCGCAGATTCACTCATCGGCTATGCCGAGCATCAGCAAAGCCTGGGCAAAATGAGCGCGGGAGAAGTTGCCAAGTTTGCCGCCTCCACACCCCCTGACCGGGTGCTCAAGGCCTTTGGCGAGACCTGTGCCAGCATGGGGCTTCTCATCTGCATGGCCTCCATCATGGGCAAGTGCCTTCTGGATTCTGGGGCCGCCATGCGCATCGTCCAGGCGTTGCTGGCCCTGTTTGGCAAGGGCAAAGCCCACATCGCCTTTGTTTTCACCGGCTTTGGACTGGCCATCCCGGTTTACTTTGATGCGGTGTTCTACCTTCTCATGCCCATTGGCAAGGCCATGGCTCGGGTGACCGGCGGGAACTATCTTCTCTACATCCTCACCATCGTCGCCGGGGCCACGATGGCACACTCCCTGGTTCCACCCACACCCGGCCCGCTCTTTGCTGCGAGGGAGTTGGGTGTAGATGTTGGCACCATGATGATCGGCGGTTTGATTGTCGGCCTTTTCACCGCCTCCTTTGGCCTGCTCTACGCCGTTTGGGCTAACAAACGTTGGAAGATTGAAGTGCCCGAAGACGATGCCCAGTCCGTCCAGCAAACAGAACACACCTCGCTTCCATCGCTCGGCTTTTCCCTGCTGCCCATCGTTCTCCCTGTCGCCCTCATCACCTACGGATCGTTTCAGACATCCATGCCCTGGTATGCGGACAGCAATGTCGCCCTCTCCATGGGTGCCATCGTCAGTCTCTGGCTTCTAGCCAGCCAGCGCCGCAAAGATTCTCCCTCAGTCAATGATGCAGTCCAGGCCGCCATCATGTCTGGGGCCACCGTCCTTCTCATCACCGCCGCAGGAGGGGCCTTTGGCAGCACCTTGCGCCAGACGGGTGTGGCCACCGTCATTCAAAGCCTCGGTGCAGATGCCGCGCAGACCTGGGCCATCCCCATCTGCTTCTGCATCACCGCCCTGGTCCGCACCGCACAGGGATCTGCCACCGTTGCCATGATCACAGCCGCACCACTGGCCCGCGCTTTCCTGGAGGCCGGAGAAATGTCCTTTCATCCCGTTTACCTGGCACTTGCCGTCGGCTGTGGATCCAAGCCCATCCCCTGGCTGAATGACAGCGGCTTCTGGATCATCACCCGCATGACCGGCATGAAGGAAACCGAAACACTGAAAATCGTCACTCCAATGATGTCCCTCATGGGTCTTGTCGGCCTGCCCATTGTCATGATCGGAGCCTGGCTTTTCCCAATGCGTTGA
- a CDS encoding 4-hydroxy-3-methylbut-2-enyl diphosphate reductase: MSATAPAPASRRVNVRTPEVMERVQQEVETHYRSTLVEAIRKQGSLIQIGNTTVRLARDFGFCYGVERAIDLAYAARRVFADRRVYLLGEIIHNPEVNRQLTEMGIVSIPVSEHETEIAKLNNDDVVIVPAFGAETKLMKLISERGCMVVDTTCGDVMSVWKRVRNYAKNGFTSIIHGKASHEETRATSSRALGDQGNGHYLVVLTLADVDFVCDYIRNGGDKAAFLERFKGASALSEGFDPDIHLKRVGVANQTTMLKSETEEIQRRLQKAIEDRDGPTVTEPNFQVFDTICGATQERQDSLFLLLRQPLDVLLVVGGYNSSNTTHLVEIGEQQLPTFFIRTAECLTSLEQIVHFDLHLKAEKTSYSNKLAEEGPVIIGITAGASCPNNLIEDTLLRVFQLRGISAAQVREVAGV; the protein is encoded by the coding sequence ATGTCTGCCACTGCTCCAGCCCCAGCCTCACGTCGCGTCAACGTCCGCACACCGGAAGTCATGGAGCGGGTGCAGCAGGAGGTGGAGACTCACTATCGCAGCACGCTGGTGGAGGCCATCCGCAAACAGGGGAGCCTGATCCAGATCGGCAACACCACGGTGAGGCTGGCGCGTGACTTTGGGTTTTGCTACGGGGTGGAGCGGGCGATTGATCTGGCCTATGCGGCACGCCGTGTCTTTGCCGACCGGCGTGTCTATCTTTTGGGGGAGATCATTCATAACCCTGAGGTGAACCGCCAGCTCACGGAGATGGGCATTGTGAGCATTCCCGTCAGCGAGCACGAAACGGAAATCGCGAAGCTGAACAATGATGACGTGGTGATCGTGCCCGCTTTTGGCGCGGAAACCAAGCTGATGAAGCTGATCTCCGAACGCGGCTGCATGGTGGTGGATACCACTTGTGGCGACGTGATGAGCGTCTGGAAACGGGTGCGCAATTATGCCAAGAACGGCTTTACTTCCATCATTCATGGCAAGGCCAGCCATGAGGAAACCCGGGCGACATCGTCCCGCGCTTTAGGTGACCAGGGGAACGGCCATTATCTGGTAGTGCTGACGCTGGCGGATGTGGACTTTGTTTGTGATTACATCCGCAACGGTGGGGACAAGGCGGCGTTTTTGGAGCGGTTCAAAGGTGCCAGTGCGCTTTCGGAGGGCTTTGATCCTGACATTCATCTTAAGCGGGTGGGGGTGGCGAACCAGACCACCATGCTGAAATCGGAGACGGAAGAGATTCAGCGCCGTTTGCAAAAGGCCATCGAAGATCGCGATGGTCCCACGGTGACGGAACCGAACTTCCAAGTCTTTGATACCATCTGCGGGGCCACGCAGGAGCGCCAGGATTCCCTGTTTCTGCTGCTGCGGCAGCCGCTGGATGTGCTGCTGGTGGTCGGTGGTTACAACAGTTCCAATACGACGCATCTGGTGGAGATCGGCGAGCAGCAACTGCCGACGTTTTTTATCCGTACGGCGGAGTGCCTGACCTCGCTGGAGCAGATCGTTCACTTTGACCTGCATCTGAAGGCGGAAAAAACCAGCTACTCCAACAAACTGGCGGAAGAGGGACCGGTGATCATTGGCATCACTGCGGGTGCCTCCTGCCCGAACAACCTCATTGAGGACACGCTGCTGCGAGTTTTCCAGCTTCGGGGTATTTCGGCGGCGCAGGTGCGGGAAGTGGCGGGTGTTTGA
- a CDS encoding DUF1080 domain-containing protein, whose product MKILLTALTLAAISLPVIAQTPEQEPAAKTEWILFDGKSLKDWEMVDMGGSGDVTLEGGQLIINQGDSLSGAVYKKVEELPLINYEITLQAKRLQGVDFFCGLTFPVGDLKKCATLVCGGWGGSVTGISSIDDMDAANNATGTYQRYEDDKWYSFRLRVTAANISAWLDDKQIVDQDIKDRKVSLREGPMDAYAPLSITTYNTMAAIKNVRMKALLAKP is encoded by the coding sequence ATGAAAATCCTGCTTACTGCCCTCACTCTTGCCGCCATCAGCCTTCCGGTCATCGCCCAGACCCCGGAACAGGAACCTGCGGCCAAAACCGAGTGGATCCTCTTCGACGGCAAATCCCTCAAGGACTGGGAAATGGTGGACATGGGCGGCAGCGGGGATGTGACACTGGAAGGCGGCCAGCTCATCATCAACCAGGGCGACAGTCTCAGCGGGGCCGTTTACAAGAAGGTGGAGGAGTTGCCTCTCATCAATTATGAGATCACCCTCCAGGCCAAGCGTCTCCAAGGCGTGGACTTCTTTTGCGGACTGACCTTTCCCGTCGGTGACTTGAAAAAATGCGCCACCCTCGTTTGCGGCGGCTGGGGCGGCAGTGTTACCGGCATCAGCAGCATTGATGACATGGATGCCGCCAACAACGCCACCGGCACTTACCAGCGGTATGAGGACGACAAATGGTACAGCTTCCGCCTGCGCGTCACTGCGGCGAACATCAGCGCCTGGCTGGATGACAAACAGATCGTGGACCAGGACATCAAGGACCGCAAAGTCAGCCTCCGCGAAGGCCCCATGGATGCCTACGCACCGCTCTCCATCACCACGTATAACACGATGGCCGCCATCAAAAACGTGCGGATGAAAGCCCTGCTCGCGAAGCCATAA
- a CDS encoding DUF1080 domain-containing protein: MKFIPAAFALSLLGILSTSAPAADVTPPPGFRAIFNGRDLTGWYGLNPHSVVKLKDEKKDAALKQMREEFADHWSVENGELVNIGTGPYATTDEEFGDIEFLIEYKTVAKADSGIYLRGAPQVQIWDINQPDDPKKPDRHPNLGSGGLFNNTPKTPGRDPLVVADKPFGEWNSFRIRQIGDITWVWLNDKLVVDAAKMEAFWDKTQPLPAKGPIMLQTHGGEIRWRNLFVREIGAEEAAKILAEKK; encoded by the coding sequence ATGAAATTCATTCCCGCCGCATTCGCCCTCAGCCTTTTGGGCATCCTTTCCACCAGCGCTCCGGCTGCAGACGTCACTCCGCCTCCCGGCTTTCGTGCCATCTTCAATGGCCGCGACCTCACCGGCTGGTACGGCCTGAATCCCCACTCCGTCGTCAAGCTCAAGGACGAGAAAAAAGACGCCGCGCTGAAGCAGATGCGCGAGGAATTTGCCGACCACTGGAGTGTGGAAAATGGCGAGCTGGTCAATATCGGCACCGGCCCTTATGCCACCACTGACGAGGAGTTTGGCGACATCGAATTCCTCATCGAATACAAAACCGTCGCCAAGGCCGACAGCGGCATCTACCTCCGGGGCGCACCCCAGGTGCAAATCTGGGACATCAATCAGCCGGACGATCCCAAGAAACCCGACCGCCACCCCAACCTCGGTTCCGGCGGCCTTTTTAACAACACGCCGAAAACCCCCGGTCGTGACCCTCTCGTTGTCGCCGACAAACCTTTCGGTGAGTGGAACAGCTTCCGCATCCGCCAGATCGGCGACATCACCTGGGTGTGGCTGAATGACAAGCTCGTCGTGGACGCTGCCAAAATGGAAGCCTTCTGGGACAAGACCCAACCGCTGCCGGCCAAAGGCCCCATCATGCTGCAGACCCACGGCGGCGAGATTCGCTGGCGCAACCTCTTCGTCCGCGAAATCGGGGCCGAGGAAGCCGCCAAAATCCTCGCTGAGAAAAAGTAA
- the dapF gene encoding diaminopimelate epimerase → MTLNFWKMNGAGNDFVMLDNRDLSLKLSTEEIAKLCDRHRGIGADGLLCVEPATEGGDFKMRYYNADGGEAEMCGNGARCFGRFVNKLHEDTLTLVRFETLAGMISAEFEGDQVRINMSAPHGLQLATDLPVAGEVLTVHSVNTGVPHAVVFVDDLDTVPVKAWGAGLRYHDAFKPKGTNANFAKVIAPGSISIRTYERGVEDETLACGTGMVACALIHHELTGAASPVSVLVQGGDTLKVGFTETAPHEYTDVTLFGPADFVFQGTVTL, encoded by the coding sequence ATGACCCTGAACTTTTGGAAAATGAATGGTGCCGGCAATGACTTTGTCATGCTGGACAACCGCGACCTGTCCCTGAAACTGAGCACGGAAGAGATCGCCAAACTGTGTGACCGGCATCGTGGCATCGGTGCGGATGGATTGCTTTGCGTGGAGCCCGCGACCGAAGGCGGCGACTTCAAGATGCGCTATTACAATGCGGACGGCGGTGAGGCGGAAATGTGCGGCAACGGTGCGCGCTGCTTTGGCCGTTTCGTCAACAAGCTACATGAGGACACGCTGACGCTGGTGCGCTTCGAGACGCTGGCCGGCATGATTTCCGCCGAGTTTGAAGGTGACCAGGTGCGCATCAACATGAGCGCCCCGCATGGTCTGCAGCTGGCCACCGACCTGCCTGTGGCGGGAGAGGTGCTGACGGTCCACAGTGTGAATACCGGTGTGCCGCATGCGGTGGTCTTTGTGGATGATCTGGATACTGTGCCGGTCAAAGCCTGGGGTGCCGGACTGCGCTATCACGATGCTTTTAAGCCCAAGGGCACGAACGCGAATTTTGCGAAAGTCATCGCTCCAGGCAGCATCTCCATCCGCACGTATGAGCGCGGTGTGGAGGATGAAACGCTGGCCTGCGGCACCGGCATGGTGGCCTGCGCGCTGATCCATCATGAACTCACCGGAGCCGCCAGCCCCGTTTCCGTCCTGGTCCAGGGCGGGGATACGCTGAAAGTCGGCTTCACTGAAACCGCCCCGCATGAATACACTGACGTGACGCTTTTCGGCCCGGCGGATTTTGTTTTCCAAGGCACCGTTACGCTCTAA